The window ttgacttgaaatggtgttagttagtgtctatggctcattgtgatgtcgtgtgtgtaatttatatgctcgatctcgttgttttagtgtcactagcatgaacttgaattttggtacgttgttcttgaatttaggatgatcatatgttgttagatgttaaaagttgatgttttaattgtgttactagcatcactagcttcaatttgatgtgtaggttgccttagaaaacttcatgaactcgattattgattttggtgaatttgggttagggtttgatgaacttgaaatggacttttgatgcattgaatgccatggattattattggtaagtgtttagttggattgtatgcttgattaccttcaaaacggcatatcacatgtgtgaattggattcccgaaacttaaaatgcatttgatgagcttgaaactttgaaaatggattcttaatgatcacttgacggaaaatcggttattgaaattgatgtttttgtttgatgaaacgtgtttagttgttttccttgtcaaattacctttccaacaatatatagtatgcattttggatgttttcggttcataaaatatgttaatttgagttttggttcgtgacttggaccatttttctgcaaactgcatgtttcccaggtattgcgcgccgcacatatacccgcgcgccgcgcagaattagaaatcccagatgtttgccttcgtggttaagttctgaccaggatttacacttgggtgcgcgccgcgcatatgcccagctcatttttgtttttatttttcctttcacaaaatgtttcccgcttaaccgtaactccgattaacatgaaacttggccattctgctcataaatgatttctcatcatgggaaaattgtcggatacccgacccgaccccgttgaccttgactttgaccaagtttgacttttagtcaaacttaaccaaacaattatacgatcgttctaacatgcttagttacttgtatcgtgcatgaaacttgactaattgattcacatgctacataatcgagtcgtaacgagccataggactaattgaacatctttgaccgtttgtgtttaccgttattgatataacctatatgtttaggtcaagactagccttgtctttgcacgcgtttactcgttgaagtactttattaactcttgcgctcaaggtgagatcatagtcccaccttttcaacaacttttatacttttaaatcgtgggctgagaaaacatatactttgttacatcttgtactacttacttttatgttttgaacacaagtgtgaaaacaaacattccacgtgcgagttagaacaaaaatgcctcaattcgattatcattagttacacttgcagggtgtaagcgagaacttatattgtgtggccatacgggtttaacaaaccctcattcggacggttcgctaccgttatgcggatgaaatatatttttgtgttttagtgtgggttctagcactgtgtgatggggtaacgttggttaagttttgataattgagtgctcgcgtataacaacacttttggaatgcaaatgatttggataatctacgttatggaaatacaaaatcttgtggttcaaaaacaacgtttaatacttactaaacctatgatttcaccaacgttttcgttgacagatttttctatgttttctcaggttatgaatgcttagtgatacatgcttccgcactcttttgatacttgcttggatgtcgagtatacatgcactttggagcatcttttgaacttatttaaactgtgtcgcatagttttcatttgtacttataacgttgtaacttaacttgtggtcaattatctttgtaaactttgaaacaatctttacacttgaatggatgcgacatattttgggtcaaacgtctgttttaaagacttatgaccaggtaatgggacctacgtagtcgacgccgtcacttgacgatttgtcggggtcgctacatattaCATATTTTCCCTATTACATATTTTCAGTCCCAAGTAATATACGCGAAGTATTAAGATTCAAATTAACAaagtaaaaaatatttttaatcAGTCTAAAATTTACGTAGTCTATTAATGaacttaaaattacataagttcaaaTTAAACTCCTCTAAATAATAATTGAATAATAAACGAAGGTTACtatcaattaatatttatatataatatgctttatatatatattcattttactaACAACcttattatatcgtatattatttacTTATTTAGTTCAagcaattaaatcgtatattattatttcaagttattatatatacatacacacacacacacacacacacacatatatatatatatatatatatatatatatatatatatatacacatttttatttacaaacaattgttcgtgaatcgtcgaaaccggTCGAAGttcaaatggatatatgaaatcagttcaaaaattttgaggctcggtttaatagactttgattatcgtgtcgaaatcatatagagattaagtttaaatttggtaggaaattttcgggtcgtcacagtattagGTATTGATCCGAAGTAACGTGATTAGTGGAATGCACTGAGATCTTATCCTTTTTTTAGCTACTGCTAAAAAAGGAAGGTAAGGGCTATTTTGATTCTTCTTAAACTTACTTTCAGCATATTCTTAATACGCCTACTAATGGCTTATGTTATTTTTTCCTTGTGTAATTATATATAGGTTGAAAAGGCACAAAAGGGTGGTAGGGAAGTGGGTAATATTGATGATCCCGACAATGATGACGATGAATGGTTGACTTCACCACCTAAAGTGTATTTTGATCGGACGAAAGCTGATTTCTTCAACTTCATCATTTGACTTGATTTGTTTTTTATAAAAAACTTTTGTCGATTAAATTAATGTGCTCATATATAATgtattatatttgtattttttattgaCGAAATCCGCTTGCGGGGCTTAAGCTAATGCTATTTATGTGTGGGATTTCTTCAACTTCATCATTTTACTTTCAACACTTTTGACCCGTTCACCTTATAGGTCTGTATTCTTACAAGTCCAAACTCATAATAAATAATACTGGAAAGTTTGTTGCATAAACTCGCGAtttcgcgggtcttaagctagtagtagtagtagtagtaataataataataataataataataataataataataataataataataataataataataataataataataataataataataataataataataataaataaataattcatTTAAAGTAATTGATAGAAAAAATTACACCATTAGTACCCGCGGTTTGTACACTTTTGCATGACAAAATCTAAACTTTTTTTCCTTTTGCATGATTGATACATAGGCTTTCTTATTATATGTAAAATGACGAAATTACTCTTATGTGTTGCACATGTGAGGTTTTGGTACCAAACAAGTAAAATAAGTAAAGCCTAGGTACCAATCATGCTAAAAAAATTTCAAGTTTTGTCATGCAAAAGTGTACAAACCACATGGTGGTGCATAATTATGCCttatgtttatgtatgtatgtgTTAAGCTTTTAAGACATACCAGATTCAGTTTCACACATAACACCACAATTCGATTACATCTCTACCAATTCACTTACTTATACCGGGACGTATAGCAATTTAGCAACTTTTGATCCCTTAACTATTACTGTACCAAAAATTTAATATTTTCAGTATTTAACTAGTTGtagagccctcgcttcgcgtcgggggctccgttttgaatgcgagttaaaaaaaaaaaaagtgttgatctattttgttaaaaaaaaaaattcgacatctaacattgaagggttgttcctttgtgaaagttgcttcttttagcgttcgagtttttaaaaaaaaaataaaaaattagttgatctattttgtaaaaaagaatatttttcgacatctttcggtagcattgaagggttgttccttttataaaAGTTGCTTTTTTATCATTtgagaaaaaagaaaaagaaaagtagcacagtagtagcgtggtgagtgttattattcaatatttttagtgttagtgatgtgataaataatattttagaatataggtataaaatggggagttcgatttgtattttaatgaaagttagggggttgagtgtgtgaaaaatgaaatattaaatagtactgtAAAAGGGGGgatttgatttgtattttaatgaaagttagtgggttgggtgtgtgaaaaatgaaatattaaatagtactattcataaataATAaggcaaattttgtctattagttatattagtaatagtaattcgGTACCGTATATACATAGTAATTCGGTACCGTATAGACATATAGTATCTATTTTTACCGTGCCGTTATCAGAACTGTACCGATACCCAATCGCTAATAACGATACGATATGCGGTACTCATTTTTAGATAAAAGATATAGCGGTACCAACCGGTTCGGTACAGTTTACTACGGGTATAGTACCATGTTCATCCCTATCCCATCTTATGTGGCCCAAGACCTTCTTCATAACTAGGTATCACTCGAAGACACTGTTACAAAGATTCCATTTATCGTTTTCTCTCTACATTTTGGTTACTTTCGACAACTACTCTGAGTTCGAATCGGTCTTAACTGACTTAGTGACTTCAAATGCGTTGGAGTTAAACTTTACCGGGTTTAGATTTTATAACAACTTAGGAAATTATTCAGCCAAGGTCGAACTCTAATATCATTTTAACCGAGTTCCAACTCATACGGAGTATTAGATACACTTTTCGAGCTATCAATTGAACTCGAATTCAAACTCAAGTTTTGGTGAAAATAACGGTTCCTTCTAATTCAGCCTTCAAACATTAACAACCATAATTATACAAAATTTTGTTATAAGAGTAACGTAGAAACAGTAATTATGATTCATGAAGAATAAAGTTCCCTTTTcattaatcattaatcattaatcaAATCAATTCAAAGAAAGCTGCATTTGCAATTTCATAAGCCAATTTTGACCCACAATAAACATAAGCAGGAAACAAACAAAAAAGATAACAAATAACAAACAACAGCTAAAAGAAAGCAATCTCTAAGTAGTTACCAGAAGGCTTCACATCTACTCCGCCAACAGTTTCCGGCGAAGGTTTCGGGACATCTGGCGGAGTAGCACACCGTATCAACGCCCAATTCACGCTCTGGAAAAACGGATGTTGTTTAATCTCCGTTGCCCCTCTTCTATATGCCAATCGATGTTGCGGCTCTTTTACGAGCAGACCCCTAATCAAATCCCTAGCCGCAAAACTAACTTGCGGCGAATCGGGAAATCGTAAAGGTTGTCCTACAACGTTGAACAACGTCGCGCGATTACCGTTACCTTTAAACGGTGTTTTCCCGTACAAAAGCTCGTATAGAAAAATCCCAAACGTCCACCAATCAACGGGGCTACCGTGACCTTCGCCTTTTATGATTTCTGGAGCTAGATACTCGTGGGTCCCAACGAATGACATTGACCTAGCGCTTGTAGGCTCGGCTATGAGTTCAGGTAGCGGTGAGACTTGATTGTAGATTTCGGTTTTGGGTTTGGGTTTGGGTTttggtttcttttctttctttggtTTGGTCATGAACCGTGGGACGAAACATGAGGGCTGAATGCAGTCGGGTTGAACCACACATGATGGCTCGATGCAAGCTGGCTGCACACAGTAGCCGGAGTTTTTTGATTCGACGATTGGATTTGTGGATCTAACTAGCTTTGGGTTCACAACGCACCTTAAAGAGAGGTCGAAATCTGAGAGCATTATGTGACCGTCTTCACGCACTAAAACGTTTTCGGGTTTGAGGTCTCTGTAAATGATCCCTAGCATATGCAGATACTCCATTGCAAGGAGAACTTCGGCCACGTAAAACCTACAAATAATTACGTCAAATTGATCAAAATCACAATCAACTTAGACTGAAACACTCTAAATTGATTCTTCAGTTTTAACGCATTCAAACACACGACTTATTGGAAAATTATATAAATATCCACAACTTTAAAGCATatataatatatacggagtaattttCCTCATATGGTTCCAGTACGGAAAGGCACATCCAAACACCCTCTTACAATTTTGACCCAGTTTTTGAATAGATTTGTACATATTATGGTTTGATTTTTAAGGTTGCCTTtgattaaaaatagaataattaagtgttTAATGGTTCATAATCTGAACAATTCAAAGGTTCTGAATGATCTTGGTTCTGAATGAGAATAACTTGTTTGATAATCGTTTTGTATAAACAATGTAAATGACGTAAAATTACACTATTAACCTTTTaatttgataaaaaaataataatatatagttgATATAATTTAAAGATGATGTTGCATAAATTATAGGTGCTTAATGGTTAAACGAGTATTTCAACTCTAAATGGTGCAAAGGTCACAAACAAACAAACGTGATGAATGGAATGGTTCAGCATTAAACgtgaaccattcaattaagagaTAATCAAACGCACCCGTATCTTACGGGTAAAATGAGTGGAAAAATCAGAAGATAACCAAGCTGCGTCTTTAATGTATAACAAACTACTCGAACTAAATCATTTTATGCCGAGAAAATAAATCACTTAGGATGATAACATTTACATCGAAACGACAGTCATTTACCTACTTACGTAGTGTAAACTTGAATGATGTGGAAACAACCCAACCAACCTCGTTTCAACCCGTATCAAAAGTTACCATTTGAACACCTTGAAGAAACTTTAATGGCAGAAAACAAGACTAAACTCAATTAAAGTCATATCGGAAGTAGAAAAGGGACTAACTAACCTTGCAGCATGCTCGGAGAAATACTTCCCGGGCTGTTTTTGTCTAAGGGCATGCAAATCTCCACCAGGACAATACTCCATCACCAAACACGACAATTtctcagtgtcaaaatgggtatacaAAGTGGGTAGAAACGGGTGATCCAAAGACTGCAAAATCTCTCTTTCCGTTTGCGCCCTCAATAACTTATTCCTACTAGCAAGTGCCGCTTTATCCATCACTTTCATAGCAAAAAAACTTCGCGTCCCAATCAATTCCGAAAGATAAACACTCCCGATATCACCACATCCTAACCGTTTTAAATGCCTAAAATGCTTCATTTCCATTAAACCCGAATCATTCGTAGCCCTAACAACTTGTATCGCTTCCCATCTCGAGTCGTTTTGCTTATGCGGTTTGTAAATCGCACTTGTAAAACTACCCGAACTACTTTCTTCACTAAGATCACTACCCGTACTTTCTCGATAAACGCTCGTTCGTTTACTTTCAATATAATCACCCGAAACCCCAACTTCACTACTTTCGATAGATTTAGTTCCACCGTCGCTAATTTCCGTATTAGTGAAGCTTTGTTTGGCTTCGGTGAAATTCGTAAGAGAATATAAACTACTTTTTGGGCTTGAACAACATGTGTTATCGAGTTCGTCTTGTTTGATATTGGCTTTAGCTTCTAATGCTAAAATTTGTTTGTGAAAGTACTCTTTTGCGGTTTGATCAAGAACGGCATTGGGTCCCACAAATTCTGATTTTCCCTTGTGATCATAGGCGCTTTTGTGAGATCGTTTTGAGGTATTGCCAGATTGTGTAGACGTGTGACATGTGTCGTGTTTTGAGTGGTTTGAAGGGTGATGTGGTGGTCTGGTTTTCCCCGGTGCGTTGTACCCTAATAATGCCGTTGATGTATGACTAGTTGACAATGAACTAACTCCCTCAACAAGTGAATCCATTCAATTTAACCTATTTTAAATAGACAAAATCAAACCCTAAAACATAGATAAAAAAAGGTACATTTCAGATTAAAACTACCACATTAACTTTCTTTAAAAGGGAAATTGCAATAATTTTCATTTTCCACTTGTTGACTTTAAAAAATCAATTACTTTCATAGTCAATGATTTGGGTACATTTCAACCCAAATAAAAATGTAATCTTTAATTCTTAGAAATGAATTTTCATAACAAATTTCTTAAATTAAATACTTTAGTAACTGTTCTTGAAACTGTCAACATCAATCTGAACAACATTTAAAGGTTAACTCAATTTAGGAGGAACCAGAAAACTTCATAAATGCAAAAACTTACTGAAATAAGAAATCTCATTATAAATTAATAACCAAACATAAAAGGTTTATAAACATAACTAACTTATAATGAAACGCCTATAACAGAACAGAAACATAAAATGCTAACAGCATACCAGATTAAAGATGCATAACTCTGGTGAAATGAACTTGTGCTGCTCGTTACAGATCCGATCGAGAGAAGGTTGCTAATTGGGTAACAATTAGCTGGATAATTAACTAGTGTTAAGGATAATGATAATCTAGTTTTTATTAATTTTGGGTTTGTATTGTTTAAGTGCTTAAAAATGGAATCAAATACTCGTAATATGCTTCGTGTTGTTTCTCTCTCTTTTCTCTTTGTACGCAACAAGTTCACAAAGCAAACACAAGAACAAGGCAGCAAATaagccgtctttttattttaaaaaactgTGAGTAACCTTTTTTTACCCTATATTTTCTCTGGTTTGATAATGTTAGCCCCCcatattttctttttttttaattgtttGGGTTTTAGATAAGTGGCGCAGTTGAACGGATTTTTTTACGGTGAAAATTATTTAAGTGTAAACAAGTTATTTGTAAATTATTTACtttatctatttttattttatccTACTTCTTGGGCCGGAGGTcctcttggaagcaatctctttatccgtcaagaaaagagagggaggactttctttactcttcactcggggtggagaaatgatttctctttattctaggatagaggaaggattgtctacgtctcacctccctcatacctcACACTTGTGGGATTGGGCTTGTTGTTGTTTTAGGTTATTTGTACTCAAATGTACGTTATTTAACTTATTATTTTTCATCATTTTCGACAATTTTCTCTACCATATCCTTACTAACTGGattcagtggcggaacttgaacccaaAGACAGATGAGGCGGATgcgaaaatttaataaatttttcatttccGGCGAGGgtaaacactaataaaaaccttattttttagtaaaaaaattttgtttttagaGTAAAATTTTTTCCCCGTTAAATCcaggtggggcggataccccctttggGTTACCCTAAGCTCCGCCCATTTGAACATGAGAATTCTAGTGAAGTAAATTGTTGATAATGCAAACTCTGTGAGCTTTTATCATTTTAGTCATATCTTTTTATATGAACTTTGATTAACTTCATTCAAAACTAAAACTTCTTAACTCTAACTCTAATGACAATAAATTTCACTATTTGATCAAATTTTAAAAGTAACGAGAATACCTTCTAGCCTCTCAAAAACTCCGACCCCAAATGAGCCATATGTTATTATTCTCTATTCACCTTTAGGTTTGTATAATTCATACTTAACTAATCTATTACATTCGATCATATTGTACACCTAATTGATCTAGCTGTGTATCTTTAAAGGAATATGTGTATAttactgaatattaagatgttacaTTTTTGTTAAATCAACTTTTCACATGTCTATTCCCCATCATTTACTTGTTACAAATCAACATTTCCCATATTGTTTGGATGGTAAAGGACTAAAgtggagggggttttacttgaccgtgcccttggatcggtttcaaagcttccccccgggcagcgatgggggcggggttattatcgctgcatcggcataatcgaaacgggagatgatcg of the Rutidosis leptorrhynchoides isolate AG116_Rl617_1_P2 chromosome 5, CSIRO_AGI_Rlap_v1, whole genome shotgun sequence genome contains:
- the LOC139848189 gene encoding protein kinase PVPK-1-like: MDSLVEGVSSLSTSHTSTALLGYNAPGKTRPPHHPSNHSKHDTCHTSTQSGNTSKRSHKSAYDHKGKSEFVGPNAVLDQTAKEYFHKQILALEAKANIKQDELDNTCCSSPKSSLYSLTNFTEAKQSFTNTEISDGGTKSIESSEVGVSGDYIESKRTSVYRESTGSDLSEESSSGSFTSAIYKPHKQNDSRWEAIQVVRATNDSGLMEMKHFRHLKRLGCGDIGSVYLSELIGTRSFFAMKVMDKAALASRNKLLRAQTEREILQSLDHPFLPTLYTHFDTEKLSCLVMEYCPGGDLHALRQKQPGKYFSEHAARFYVAEVLLAMEYLHMLGIIYRDLKPENVLVREDGHIMLSDFDLSLRCVVNPKLVRSTNPIVESKNSGYCVQPACIEPSCVVQPDCIQPSCFVPRFMTKPKKEKKPKPKPKPKTEIYNQVSPLPELIAEPTSARSMSFVGTHEYLAPEIIKGEGHGSPVDWWTFGIFLYELLYGKTPFKGNGNRATLFNVVGQPLRFPDSPQVSFAARDLIRGLLVKEPQHRLAYRRGATEIKQHPFFQSVNWALIRCATPPDVPKPSPETVGGVDVKPSGNYLEIAFF